ccaATCTGTAGTTGGATTTTTCATGTCAAAACTGAACCAAATGAAGAGATCGCATAAGGGCAGCGGGCTCGGTGTTTGAAGCTCTTCTCGCAAGGCAcatcgtcctaaactcagctcagcaccaacatttctaaaccactgtGGGACATGCACAGCTGCTGAAAATTTAAGTCACAATATTGAGACTTGAAGCCTACAACCAGACATGAAGGCAATCTTGATTCCTTAAAATGCATTGCAACTACTGTATCAATAAAAGAAAAAGGTTGCATACCTTAAATTGGCATATTAAATATGTGTGAATACTAAAACCATCATTAGAGCAGCAggaatccaaatatactaaaATTCCCAATTCCCTCCTGATGTTCCTTGAGCTAAAGTTCACACATTCTGGATTTGTGATGTTACTTTAACTCCAGATGGTGCCAAAGAATTGCACTGAGCACCTTGTAAAGGGAAATGATTACACAATTCCAGTTATCCAAAGGAGACTCAGTTTGATCTGACCCCATATGAATGTACATTTTTAGAGttgcttttttcaaaaaaaatactaAGTGCTCTTAataatgttgtggagatgccggttccCAAGTTCTTTGGAATTGGCAGATTCCAGTAAAGAGACATCAGACTAATGAGtcctatgtgtgtgtatgtgaaggACCTTCTTTTGAGTGACAGGTTTTACTATGGTATTTCCCTTTATGTTGACTTTTTTTAATCAGGTGTCCTTCTGTACTGAGGAGGTCCTAGGGCTTGATCATCCATTGACTCCTTTGTCTGTAGCCACTTATGGTCTAGGAGAAGCAGTGTCAGGCACAATCAGATGAGGCTTCTCACTCCTACTAGAGTTGAGGTTGACATCACTTCAAACAAGATATTCCCTGAAGTGAAAAGATAGCAAACTTTCTTTGGTAACCATTTGGGTAGTCTGGGCTCTTCATTCCTGCACAAGGGGATGATCCCACCTATGCTGAAGTAGGGTGGATACATCCTACTCCTTGGCACTAATATTGAACCACTGGTAGCTTAGGGAATGTGGAATTCAAAATCAGAGGAGGTCTGTGTAAGTTTATCCAAGCGAAGTCCACAAGACTATTTACCCAGCCTCAAGCATAAAATAAAACCAGGATATCAAAGAGAAAGTACCTTACTTTACAATTCTATTTTGTACACTTATTTTATTAAAACAATTTTAATTTCAGATCTTTAAGTTAACATTCATAATTCTGGAATAGACATTTTATAAAATATTCCTATGCAATATTGTTTCTGCTATACATTTAGTTTAGTCATTTAATTAAAATAACAAGTGATTACTAAAACAATTAGTAATTTAGGTGTATTGTAAATATGTGGAGGATGGGTCCGAATTAAGAATGAATAATCAGCTGCAAATGCTTCCTctataaattaatatttttaaaatttcaatattTAGATAAGTACGGCATTCAATTGCAAAAAAAATTTAAGTAGggtcaaataaaaaaaagttcaatttTCCCTTGAGTTCGTTGTCCTCAGAGATCTGTTCAAATTCTGTCTGTTATCCCATGACAAATATTTATCCCCGTAGAACTCTGGCACTTCAATTATAAGCAAGCTGAAGCTGCAGAGTCTGAAGACAGTCTTTTCATCTTTTTaaactaatatatatatatatatatatgtatgtatttgTAAACCTTTGTCTTTTGTAACTCTGATTAAATTCACAATTCACACCTTTATGCTAGTGGCCGTGACTCCGATAGTTTCCAGTTGCCAATGGCAGATAAATTGTACGGTTAGAGTGCTAATATAGGGAAATACGGCATTTTCCGCGAGCCACACACCCAACCTGAAGGGTGGCTCGTTCAAAAATGACTTCAGTGTAATTGTTAATCCTGTGGTAGTTAGGGAGGGTCGTATTATTCTTGATGACTTTAATAAAGGCACTTTGTGTAAATTGTGAGCAAGAAAATTCGCTAAGTGAATGGTGACACTGTCAAAAATAACATGAAAAAGTCCGATTTAAAAAGTTGGACCAAATGATCATTTTCCACGGAGATAAGGATCAGCTCGAAATAACCATCAGCTCGGCGCAGAGCTGGGGCGGCCCATCAATATTTGTTATAAATCCAATTGATCTGGGGGTCCAAATGTACTAGGAATGGAAAAATAAACTTCCACCCAGCTGTTTATCATGGAGTTCTACCACAGTGCCCTGCTCCCAACTGTCTAGCTGGTTGGGGAGTGCACCCCTCCATATGGAAATGTGAAACTACCCTTTCTAAAGGGGAGAGGGCTGCTTCACGTCGCTGTTATTAAACGTGATCCCTTTCCAAAATGATATCTATAGACCTGCGTTGCTGTATATCACTTGTTCGGCGTTCTGTCCCGATGCGCTCTGAGTCTTCAGCCGGTTTTGAGTGAAATCGTTGAAACTTTTGCCCGTTGTGAATGGCTCTGGTTGCAGGGTGTAAGTGAAGTACTGTTGCGGAACTAGGAACCCCTGGCCCTGGCTGAGGTGCAGGCCTTGTCCGGCCTGCAGACAGCCGGATGAGCTGTAAGCCGGTGGAGGGGATGGGACGAGGCAGCCGTGTCCTGGCTCCGTTCTGCTGATGGAGAATCTGTGAATGGAGCCTCCAGTGGAGCTGGAACTGGTCGCGGTGCTCGATTGCCTGGACGGGGTCCTCAGGTTTGTAAAAGTTGGGATCATAGGAATGGTCTCTGTCTGATGGCTCCGCATTGAGAATCGCATTGGCTGCGGATTTGGTTGCTTGGGTCTAAGGCAGGTACAACAATAAACTGCCACCAGGGAACCCAGGATGATGAAAGCAATGAATATGGAACCAACAATGAGAAACGGCACATAGATAGGCTCTGCAGAGAAATAGAGAATAATAAATATGCTTAGAGAGTGGGAAGTAGAAACTGCAGGGTATACATCAACATATCCAAATACCAATTATATTTACAGAGACAGGTTAAATAATATCGGAGCAATATTATATTTTCACAGATGTACGGACTTACTAACACATACCTACTATCCAGAGCCCACCAATGTGAACATCGCCTTGTTTAATAAAATTGTATTTACTTACCTAATTGTCTGATGAATGCGAATAAATTCGTAGAGGCGAGAGGAGTTTCAATTTACCATTTCTCATCAATGAAGGGCCTATTGTTTTGTTGAACATAAGTTGTGTTTCTAATGAACAATATTTTCAAAACATTCCCAAATTTCTTCTGAACTTGCAAGATGTGACGAGAGAGCTATTCGCAGCTGCATATTGAATTTCGGGGCATTATTCTACCGTAAAACTATTTGTGAATCACAAGGCAAATTATAACGAAAGTAGAAACAGATTGATCCTAAATATAGAGCAGGCAATGCCAGATAAATACTCCGCGGCGTGACATGTAGAATCTACAGCAGCCAACCAAGCAGATAGATGAGCTTGAAATGGTAATTCAATGTCGCACACTTCCCTGTCTGACACGTCCTGCCCAGCACCTACACTGCACACTGATCACTTCTATCTAGAAAGGGAACGTGTAAAGCAATTTAACCAAAACATATACACCGTTGAGCACAACGCTGATCCCTGTACCCGAACCGTTAAAGGGATTTTTTTAAACATCACTTTGTCTAAAATGGTGTGTTCGAAAGGGTAGTTAGCTAATGGGCTGAAAGCTGACACCCCTCTATGAACTCGTCAGTATCAGAACACTGTGGGATGGACAGTGTCTTCTTACAGTGTATAGAAAGATCTGTCCAGAGAAATATTCCAAGCAGCGACACGTGGATCATTTTTAGAAATAAGTGAGACGTAGAGAGAGCCTAAAATACGTTTTGTATATCTGGATACCACCGTTAAGTGTAAATAGAAATTGCTCAATTTGCATTGTTTCAACAATATGTCCAAAACCAATGAAATGTTATCGATCTTTTTTTGTAAATTAAATTATATTAAATTGTCTTACTCATTCTTGCAAATATCAATTTACAACATGTGCTTTTTTCTTTATCTACATTTTTTACATGATATCGTGTTAAAATGTGTCATTAATTAATATTTGTTTTATACATTAGATATTCTATTTTGTACTTTTTATCTTGTGAACACTATTGTCCGAGCCGTCTTTGTAAATGTATCTATTTTTACTGAAAATGCATCCAACTAAAAGGAAGTGTGTGATTAAAAAATGTTGCATTGATTTAATATCATTAAATATTGTTGTGCTAAATCCCTGAATTAAAAATTCCCTAGAAACAGCACTTTGGAAGCAAAATcgcaaaacttttaaaagttaaaatgCTTCGAATACAAGTTTTTTATTATTACTCCAGTTGGAATTCTCTGCAAAATTGTCAGGAACAGGTAGTGTTAGAATAGAGAACCCACGCCAAATAGCAAAAGTTTTTCCAGAAAGTTGGAATgttattttctcttaaaatagttATTGTACAATTGGCATTTTTCAAACGAGCCTCTAAGAAATGTTCCCCGATAGCTCCGATTCCGATTCCAAGGGTAAAGTTAACTAGAAACCCCCAGGATGGAAAATCTCAGTCAATTCCTACATTCTTTGAATTAAAAAGGATTTGATAATTGTGAAATGGCAAAATAATTTTTACAAAGTCGTTTATTTCTTTTTCCTACAATAACAGACTCCCGAAATAAACTCATAAAacgtagatttttttaaaacaaaacgaAAACGATTGTTCCAATCACAATGTTAAGCATCTTGGGGTGATGTCCTTATACAAATCCCAAACTTCCCGTCATTACTTTCACACAGTGCAAGTTCCATATTTTAATGGATGCATTTGACATAATGGTGTTTAAAATTAATCAACGTAGTCCACCGTGTCTGTAAATTATTTTCAAACCGTTAGTTGGCATTTTGAACAGTTAAGAAAAATTGCAGAATCTGCACTTTATTCCGTTTGCCCCGAGTATTTGACCGCAGCTCTTCCTGGGCGTGCAATTTGATTCCAGAGATAATCCTTTGGAAATGCGTCCAGTTCTGACTGAAAATTGTAAAGTAATAAAGCGAGATGCGGCGTCACTTCAACAAGGCGTGTTGGAACTAAATGCCATTCTACTGTACTTTCCCACTATATTCACACCCTCCACAGCTGAAGTTAGAAGGTTGTACGTTAGCTATGAATTGTGACTGTATCTGCCGTCTATTCTGTTCCTAAACCAACAATTCACCATGCATTTTTAAACGTTTTCCGCAGAGAGTGAATTCCTTTGCACTAATCCCATCCCTTAGTGTCGGATATTAGATTTCTGCTGATAGTGTGCTGGGCCAAGCGGAACTCTGTAAATCTAATGGAAAGTTGAGAAAGTTTGAAACTGTGCCGGAGATCTCAGGAGATCCATCAGTGTCACGTTCTGGAGATTGCAGTTGTATTTGATACCAGAAGGAGTGTAAAACGAGACTGGATCTCTGAGGTTATCAATACAGAAGCTGTCACACAGACAGTCGTTTACCCGGGCTTACCTTTCTCTCCCTTTATACATGGAGCTAATGCAATTTCATGCTCATCTGATTCACTGAAAATTCACATCTCAAGCTAACACACCACTTAAAGAGACACTATCCCTTTCCGAGGACCCATCCATCTCCTGCTGTAATACAATCTACTAGAAATTAAATCTGTTCAACTTGACACCCCAAGCCTTCAGAAAACCTCTTCAAAGTCTAGCCTTGTTCGGTTGAACTTGAATATCAGTTTGGAAACGAATACTTTATTAACGGTCTTTAAATTACAGACCGAAAATGACGGGCGGcggtaatttttttaattaactaATTAATTAAAGAATAAAATGTATTAAAAGCCCTTGGAATTTCCTAAGTGTCGAATGAATAAATTCACAAGACAAGGTGATGTATGTTTGTCTGCAGAGATCTCGCCACTCTAGTCCCCATGTTCTCAAATGTAGTTTGACGAGTTCCAGGTTGATATACAGCAGAAAGTTGGTTAGGAATAACTACAGGTTTCATTTCTCCCCGTTCCTGGAAATTTAACTCCGGGGGAATCTAAGAGCTAATGCAGTAAATATTGTGAAGATATTCACCCGCTGACGAGATTCTGCGGACAGGAGCATTtctgcctcccccccccaaaccaacaGCCTCAATGGATACTTTATATACAAACTATAAACAAATGCAGTTTGTGTTCACTTTAGCACAGGGGAGTGTGTGTTTAGGGTGATGTTCCTGGCGATTTGTAGAGTCGCAAACACCTACAATTTTCACAAATAAATACAGATCATAACATGCGCCTGAAAATAAACTACTGGCAATTCTTGAAGGGGCGAATTGCAAAAGCAGAAACTGGAGAAAGTGCTGAATGTGGAGAATGCAAAATGTAAACTGACCAAAAATAAACTCAGCGAAGTGAGATTAACTGAAAATGACAGAAAGCAACCCGCATGTATTACATGAACGTTCATAAACTGGTGGGGGAAATACGTTAATATTTCGGAGGCAACAAATGCCAAACGCAGTCCA
The DNA window shown above is from Heptranchias perlo isolate sHepPer1 chromosome 1, sHepPer1.hap1, whole genome shotgun sequence and carries:
- the shisa3 gene encoding protein shisa-3 homolog isoform X1, which gives rise to MMGVLPCLVLGFFTCNVGICGAQGEFCHGWIDSAGKWHDGFQCPEDYDTLDATICCGSCSLRYCCAAAEVRLDQGVCTNDRDQQTPNYSAQPIYVPFLIVGSIFIAFIILGSLVAVYCCTCLRPKQPNPQPMRFSMRSHQTETIPMIPTFTNLRTPSRQSSTATSSSSTGGSIHRFSISRTEPGHGCLVPSPPPAYSSSGCLQAGQGLHLSQGQGFLVPQQYFTYTLQPEPFTTGKSFNDFTQNRLKTQSASGQNAEQVIYSNAAGNTEADDIWSEKIDWSLEK
- the shisa3 gene encoding protein shisa-3 homolog isoform X2 — protein: MMGVLPCLVLGFFTCNVGICGAQGEFCHGWIDSAGKWHDGFQCPEDYDTLDATICCGSCSLRYCCAAAEVRLDQGVCTNDRDQQTPNYSAQPIYVPFLIVGSIFIAFIILGSLVAVYCCTCLRPKQPNPQPMRFSMRSHQTETIPMIPTFTNLRTPSRQSSTATSSSSTGGSIHRFSISRTEPGHGCLVPSPPPAYSSSGCLQAGQGLHLSQGQGFLVPQQYFTYTLQPEPFTTGKSFNDFTQNRLKTQSASGQNAEQVIYSNAGNTEADDIWSEKIDWSLEK